ctggatgggctggttcgttcgagtgaggacttccgacctaatcccagccgagaagatgccattttctgagaaatggaacatgaatcgtaagtaccgtctcaccgttagcttccatgtattatttgtttctttgtcttttctcatcgatgtctttttccatgatgtagcggtcgcttggatgccccATGCGATTCCCGACCTTGAGAGCTGGGTTCAGAACCTGGACTCTacctctacatacgccgagcgttcatggcgcgatttatcaaaggtccgatgggaggccaagaatcatggtaagcccagtttttgtgtatttgatgatttGGTTAAGATGCCCTTCTTCTACTTATTCAATTTTATCATGCACAGGCCTGGGCAAGGATGCGGTCATGAGACCCCCATCTagtgaggaggagacttcgaccTCGGTTCCGAAGCAGACGAAGGATAAAATGTGGAAAAGGACCTCAACCTCTAAGAATCCAAAGCCTAAGAAGAATCCGGTTCGTAAGccgaagaaagacatagttgcccTGCATGCGGATGTGATTCAACGGCTAAGGGagaaagaagaagatgatgacgaCGATGGCTCGGAACTGGTGGTCCGAGTTAAGAAAACCATCGAGTCCCCAAAGGCCGCTGAGTCGGTGGTGGTTGAGGAGATTCCGCCTCGAGCCAAGGGGGTCTTGGAAAAGGACTCGGGCAAATTCTCCGAGTCGTCGAAGTTTGAAGATGCCTCTCGCCGAGATGGGCAAAAGGCGGGTATGTCTGAAGGGTCCCGCTCCGAGGCCCTTCGCAGCGAGGAGAACGCCTTAAGTGGCTCACTTGGTGAAATAGATATTGGAGACTCGCTGATTCTCCCTGCGTTTTCCGAGAAGGCAATTCGGGAGGCCCGAGCTATGAGGACTCTCGAAGTAGACGGGGCCTATggaggggaggaccccttccgtgGTTACTTTATTGGAGTCAAGGATGCTACCGGCCTGAGTGAAACATCGAGTCTCTTCAATGAGGCTCAATAAGCCTTGAATCGGGTGAGTCTCAACTCCCTTTGTCGATATCATACTTAGTTTATTTCTTCTCTTCCTGcctaatttcctttcttttttccgTATAGGCTTTGGCGCTCCATCAGGAGGCATTTTCAAAGTCCCGAGCATAGCTGAGCCGATGCGAGGCCGACCTCCGAGAgctcacggaggagagaaatCCCCTTAAACTTCTCAGTGGGttaaaagaagaggagatcaaggacctccgagccgagttggccaaggctcaccaagatcagaccgacctgatcgagcaggtaatgaaaatcttaaaagctcatgggctcgattcgggaatggtggctaacatttcaatctcacagctgcagcagaagatcgagaggatcgagcagttccgcgaggaggacaacatgatgaaggcggagaccttAGGTAGAAAGAAAGTATGAACCTCTTTGCTGCTGAAAAAGAGACTGCTCAAGCCTAATTGTCATCGGTTGAAAGTCAGCTTCGACGCATAAAGGAGAAGAGCTAagctcaggcaaagaaaatagaggagctcgaggctcggttggcttccgaacttgcaaaggccaaatctgaagccgaaaaagCAAAGGTCGAGGTAGAGGCGATCGTGGTCGTCTACCGggtcgatgctgaagccgctcaagtccaagagagagaggcagccgagaccgctcaaactcgagcacattggattacTGAACTCgctaaatgccaatctcggagggaaacccccgaggagatccatgctcgagttttcgatcttaccgacgagATAATAAAAGCTAAAGAGCATGAAGCTGATGCTAGAGTGTTGGCCTCtatcgatgatgatgatgatgatgatgatgatgatgatggcagcaagagcgggtacgagaatggggaggacctctatggagaagaagctgcccctGAGGAAAGTTAGGAATCTTagactttttcttttttgattttttgtgcggGACCCTGATCGGTCCTTGTAAATTTTTTCGTATGATAAAAGTTCTTTTTTCTCTTTGCCTtgtctttattttatttcctgcctcgtgaaaattctatttcattcatgccttcatGCCTTATGGAGATTTTGCTCACAAGTTTGGGACTTTAGGCAACTAGACTGAAGTCGGACCAGTATAGTCTTTAAAATCGAGTGaatacttgctcgaactcgaagtagagtGACCCTTAGATTTTAGTTGAGTAAGgacgatttctcgaactcaaacaataaaatggcccttaggctcttgaattaggccgatatggcCTCAAAAGAATGGTTTTCCCcctttttcggcttgaaaaattaattataagaatttgtcatgccttagcacgagataaatttgtacccattaggttttTCGAGGATTGGTGTTATCGAAATCCTTTGCTTTGTTATGCCTTAGCACAGAATTGTCCAGGAGTTCGAACAATTTGCTAACCCTTAGGgtttttcgagggtcgatattatcgagacccttagtaattcagtcgagggttgccttttttaaccggtttatgagaacatttgaaggactattttataacagaattcggacgtctctgaaccgtgttaatttggtcgtagcctttagtttgggattttccccttaggcTTGTTTCCCTTCTATACTTCGAACTCGTTCGAAGTGTCAGTCCCTGAGTGGGGtggtcgtggcctataaaatcgaggattgcctttttaaggtcttacgaattcgaggtttagtaattcgatcatgtcgattttttGGACGGCAATCCCCGAGTATAGGGTAAATTGTTTGAAGTTCAGTTGTGATCGACCCTTAAGCTAGTTTTCACAATAGATCAT
The DNA window shown above is from Nicotiana tomentosiformis chromosome 8, ASM39032v3, whole genome shotgun sequence and carries:
- the LOC138897957 gene encoding KNR4/SMI1 homolog, which gives rise to MWKRTSTSKNPKPKKNPVRKPKKDIVALHADVIQRLREKEEDDDDDGSELVVRVKKTIESPKAAESVVVEEIPPRAKGVLEKDSGKFSESSKFEDASRRDGQKAGMSEGSRSEALRSEENALSGSLGEIDIGDSLILPAFSEKAKKIEELEARLASELAKAKSEAEKAKVEVEAIVVVYRVDAEAAQVQEREAAETAQTRAHWITELAKCQSRRETPEEIHARVFDLTDEIIKAKEHEADARVLASIDDDDDDDDDDDGSKSGYENGEDLYGEEAAPEES